A genomic stretch from Chitinophagaceae bacterium includes:
- a CDS encoding Gfo/Idh/MocA family oxidoreductase codes for MTIHYDRRKFLKQTALAGAGIAFLQSPLSVFAAEQQTKVRIGMIAIGLRGQLHLSEMLKRDDVEVIAMADPDKQMMAMAQAIVKQFGKKAPVEYSNGKTDYKNLLKRDDIDAVIIASPWEWHLPQGIDAMNAGKIVGMEVCGAMKLQDCWDFVNVSEKTKMPIMPLENVCYRRDIMAVHNMVTKGMFGEVLHLQGGYQHDLRGVLFNDGFTPYNSGAEFGDKGYSEAKWRTQHYINRNGENYPTHSLGPAAVMIDINRGNRLTKLSSIATKSRGLNRYIINHPKGGANHPNAKIKFKQGDIVTTQLQTANGETIVLTLDTSSPRPYNLGFRVQGTNGIWQDHHEGEFDKGMIHIDQLSEKHVWDNPQKFMEAHDHPLWKRYEKDAVNSGHGGMDFFVDNAFIECIKRKVQFPLDVYDLATWYAVTPLSEKSIAEGGSLQSIPDFTRGKWAARKPVFGLTSEY; via the coding sequence ATGACAATCCACTATGACCGTCGAAAATTTTTAAAACAAACTGCACTGGCCGGTGCAGGCATAGCTTTTCTTCAATCCCCATTAAGCGTTTTCGCTGCTGAACAGCAAACGAAAGTAAGGATAGGCATGATTGCAATTGGATTACGTGGTCAGCTTCACTTATCAGAAATGCTGAAACGGGATGATGTGGAAGTAATTGCAATGGCTGATCCGGATAAACAAATGATGGCAATGGCACAGGCCATTGTAAAACAGTTTGGGAAAAAAGCGCCTGTTGAATACAGCAATGGCAAGACTGATTACAAAAATCTTTTGAAACGGGATGATATTGATGCAGTAATTATTGCTTCACCATGGGAGTGGCATTTACCGCAGGGAATCGATGCCATGAATGCCGGAAAGATAGTGGGCATGGAAGTTTGTGGTGCAATGAAACTGCAGGATTGCTGGGATTTTGTTAATGTATCTGAAAAAACAAAAATGCCCATCATGCCATTAGAAAACGTTTGTTACCGCAGGGATATAATGGCCGTGCACAATATGGTAACCAAAGGAATGTTTGGTGAAGTATTACATCTGCAGGGTGGTTACCAGCATGATTTGCGTGGGGTTTTATTTAATGATGGCTTTACTCCGTATAATTCAGGTGCAGAGTTTGGCGATAAAGGTTACAGCGAAGCAAAATGGCGTACGCAACATTATATAAATCGAAATGGTGAAAATTATCCAACACACAGTTTAGGGCCTGCAGCTGTAATGATTGATATTAACCGGGGAAATCGCTTAACAAAACTGTCTTCCATTGCAACCAAATCAAGAGGACTGAACCGTTATATTATTAATCACCCAAAAGGTGGAGCTAATCATCCCAATGCAAAAATTAAATTTAAACAGGGTGACATTGTAACTACACAATTACAAACAGCCAATGGAGAAACTATTGTGCTGACATTGGATACATCCTCTCCCCGGCCTTACAATTTAGGGTTTCGGGTGCAGGGTACAAATGGCATTTGGCAGGATCACCACGAAGGTGAATTTGACAAAGGGATGATACATATTGATCAGCTTAGTGAAAAACATGTGTGGGATAATCCACAAAAATTCATGGAAGCACATGATCATCCTTTATGGAAACGCTATGAAAAAGATGCAGTTAACAGCGGACATGGCGGGATGGATTTTTTTGTTGATAACGCTTTTATTGAATGTATAAAACGAAAAGTTCAATTCCCTTTAGATGTGTACGACCTGGCAACCTGGTATGCAGTTACACCACTAAGTGAGAAATCGATAGCAGAAGGTGGCTCATTACAAAGCATACCTGATTTTACGAGAGGCAAATGGGCTGCACGTAAACCCGTTTTTGGGCTGACAAGTGAGTATTAA
- a CDS encoding DUF4832 domain-containing protein, whose translation MTGTDAPYSIIVQHLDQLKTVFETNKDVIAFVQAGLIGAWGEWHDSSNGLATTDNERLVLNKLLSVLPEGIMVQVRTPGMKQQIFNTTVPVGADIAYSNENRARVGHHNDCFLTGGTDYGTYSNVTAEKQYISNEALYVPTGGETCPPSAGYDPSCNEGRNEMKLLKWTYLNLDWYPATINAWKTSGCFDEFQTNLGYRLALVNSKTSKQAAVNSGLPVSISITNKGYAPLYNRKITYLVLKNKTTGLYYEKEMAVDLRTCKPEGTLAVNENVSLSGIPAGDYDLYLRIADRAAGLKARIEYAVRLANVDVWVEENNGMNNLKQQLKIN comes from the coding sequence ATGACTGGTACGGATGCGCCCTATTCAATTATTGTGCAACACCTTGATCAGTTGAAGACGGTCTTTGAAACAAACAAAGATGTTATTGCATTTGTGCAGGCCGGGCTTATTGGTGCATGGGGAGAATGGCACGATTCAAGCAATGGACTTGCCACGACCGATAATGAACGTCTTGTATTAAATAAACTGCTGAGTGTTTTGCCCGAAGGAATTATGGTTCAGGTAAGAACACCCGGAATGAAACAGCAAATCTTTAATACCACAGTACCTGTAGGAGCGGACATTGCTTATTCAAATGAGAACAGGGCAAGAGTGGGTCATCATAACGACTGTTTTTTAACAGGTGGAACAGATTATGGCACTTACAGTAATGTTACTGCGGAGAAACAATATATAAGTAACGAAGCATTGTATGTGCCAACTGGCGGTGAAACCTGTCCGCCATCGGCAGGGTACGACCCTTCATGCAATGAGGGCAGGAATGAGATGAAATTGCTGAAGTGGACTTACCTCAATTTAGATTGGTATCCGGCAACGATCAATGCGTGGAAAACCTCCGGTTGTTTTGATGAATTTCAGACAAACTTAGGCTACAGGCTGGCGTTAGTCAACTCAAAAACAAGTAAACAGGCGGCGGTAAATTCAGGCCTGCCGGTAAGCATAAGTATTACCAATAAAGGGTATGCTCCACTTTACAACAGGAAAATCACTTACCTGGTTTTGAAAAATAAAACAACAGGCTTGTATTATGAAAAAGAGATGGCTGTTGATTTGAGAACCTGCAAGCCTGAAGGCACGCTTGCGGTTAATGAGAATGTAAGTTTATCCGGAATACCTGCAGGTGACTATGATCTTTATTTGAGAATTGCGGACAGAGCTGCCGGTTTAAAAGCAAGAATTGAGTATGCCGTAAGGCTTGCTAATGTTGATGTATGGGTAGAAGAGAATAATGGAATGAATAACCTTAAGCAACAATTGAAAATAAATTAA
- a CDS encoding PKD domain-containing protein has protein sequence MKRNIYLFGMLLLIIGSISCKKDKSGSGLKAVFSYVADGYKVNFTNFSTNAKEYVWDFGDGSGQTSTARAPQHVFKRKAIFLYHLLQSRVQKPTSLLTL, from the coding sequence ATGAAAAGGAATATTTATTTATTTGGTATGCTGCTGTTGATCATAGGCAGTATTTCCTGCAAAAAAGACAAAAGCGGCAGTGGCTTAAAAGCTGTCTTTAGTTATGTGGCTGATGGTTATAAAGTAAACTTCACCAATTTCTCCACCAATGCTAAAGAATATGTGTGGGATTTTGGTGATGGAAGCGGACAGACTTCTACTGCCCGGGCACCGCAACATGTGTTTAAAAGAAAGGCAATTTTCTTGTATCACTTACTGCAAAGCAGGGTACAGAAACCAACATCTTTATTGACACTGTAA
- a CDS encoding DUF5009 domain-containing protein, with protein sequence MLSAEKTIDSKRLLSLDVMRGLIMILLAAESCLLYESLQALHLPGALGTTVQQFFHHPWHGLRFWDLVQPAFMTMAGSAMFISYYFKTQKGVSWKSNFKHIAIRCLKLFICGTALHCVYAGKLVWELWNVLTQLSVTTLIAYLITRKSAAFQIIFSIGLLLLTEALYRFVLMPGYEEPFVTGKNFGNWLDMILMGKINTDGWVAINIIPTAAHTIWGVLAGRLLVSEKTWSNKIKLLLLAGGVCLLLGYGLDWLNITPIIKRISTSAFVFSSGGWVLLILAFLYWLTDVKKINKYAWVFVVVGMNAIFIYLFFETVGLQWFNNAVGIFAKGFLSFTMINEKMAAVISALITLFAEWYLCYWLFKKKIFIKI encoded by the coding sequence ATGTTATCAGCAGAAAAAACCATTGATTCAAAAAGGCTTCTTTCACTCGATGTAATGCGTGGGTTGATAATGATTCTACTGGCAGCAGAAAGTTGTTTGCTATATGAATCTTTACAGGCTCTGCACTTACCCGGAGCACTTGGTACAACAGTACAGCAATTTTTTCATCACCCCTGGCATGGATTACGGTTTTGGGATTTAGTGCAACCTGCATTTATGACAATGGCAGGATCAGCTATGTTTATTTCCTATTACTTCAAAACACAGAAAGGAGTAAGCTGGAAGAGTAATTTTAAACATATTGCCATCCGTTGCCTTAAACTGTTTATTTGTGGTACTGCACTGCATTGTGTGTATGCCGGTAAATTAGTATGGGAATTGTGGAATGTGCTTACTCAATTATCTGTTACCACTTTGATCGCCTATTTAATAACCCGCAAATCAGCGGCATTTCAAATTATTTTTTCAATCGGCCTGTTATTGCTGACGGAAGCTTTATACCGTTTTGTATTAATGCCCGGTTATGAGGAGCCTTTTGTTACAGGCAAAAACTTCGGCAACTGGTTGGATATGATTTTGATGGGCAAAATAAATACCGATGGATGGGTGGCAATTAATATTATACCTACGGCAGCACATACAATCTGGGGCGTATTGGCAGGCAGGTTATTAGTAAGTGAAAAAACGTGGAGTAATAAAATCAAACTATTATTACTGGCAGGGGGCGTTTGTTTGCTATTGGGTTATGGATTAGACTGGCTGAATATTACACCCATCATCAAACGCATCAGTACTTCAGCATTTGTATTTTCGAGTGGTGGATGGGTTTTATTAATACTTGCTTTTTTATACTGGCTCACTGATGTTAAAAAAATCAATAAATATGCATGGGTTTTTGTGGTAGTAGGAATGAATGCCATTTTTATTTACCTGTTTTTTGAAACAGTGGGGCTGCAGTGGTTCAACAATGCTGTTGGTATTTTTGCAAAAGGCTTTCTGAGTTTTACAATGATCAATGAAAAAATGGCAGCTGTGATTTCTGCCCTGATAACTTTGTTTGCAGAATGGTATTTATGTTATTGGTTGTTTAAAAAGAAAATATTTATAAAAATATAA
- a CDS encoding galactose mutarotase, whose translation MTNASGTGIVFTYTSPHLEEGFPGELKLEVTYMLNDNDSWTIEYRAETSKTTLINVTQHTYFNLSGNLSTSIDGHELKIPAGFYLPVNFMQVPTGEIADVVNTPFNFTEFKKIAKDINQDNVQLRLSNGYDHSFVLEKEHSSHLKHAAAVLEPVSGRKLDVYTTEPAIHFYSGNFLCNVKGKKGDIYNKRSGFCLETQHFPDTPNHSHFPSTVLKPGEQFYSKTIFKFSVDK comes from the coding sequence TTGACCAACGCTTCGGGAACAGGAATTGTATTTACTTATACAAGTCCTCACCTGGAAGAAGGGTTTCCCGGTGAACTGAAGCTGGAAGTAACGTATATGCTCAATGATAACGATAGCTGGACTATTGAATACAGGGCAGAAACAAGCAAGACAACATTAATAAACGTAACACAGCATACTTATTTTAATTTATCAGGTAATCTTTCAACAAGCATTGACGGGCATGAATTAAAAATACCTGCCGGTTTTTATTTGCCTGTAAATTTCATGCAGGTGCCAACGGGTGAAATAGCTGATGTAGTAAATACTCCTTTCAATTTTACAGAGTTTAAAAAAATTGCCAAAGACATTAACCAGGATAATGTTCAGTTAAGATTAAGTAATGGATATGATCACAGTTTCGTTCTTGAAAAAGAACATTCTTCTCATTTGAAGCATGCAGCTGCTGTTTTAGAACCTGTATCGGGAAGAAAACTGGATGTGTATACTACAGAACCGGCAATCCATTTTTATTCAGGAAATTTTCTTTGTAATGTAAAAGGAAAAAAGGGAGATATATATAATAAACGTTCCGGGTTCTGCCTGGAAACACAGCACTTCCCCGATACTCCTAATCACAGCCATTTCCCATCAACTGTTTTAAAACCCGGCGAGCAATTTTACAGTAAGACTATTTTTAAATTCTCCGTTGACAAATAG
- a CDS encoding LacI family DNA-binding transcriptional regulator: MKNIVPTIKEIAKQLNISISTVSRALHDHPSIGLRTKTRVQELAKQLKYEPNQTAIFFQQGKTFTLGVILPELSEAFFSAAISGIEDAAHKANYTVLMGQSHDSIEKEKQLIETMRKHRVDGLLISISKNSSNYEHFEELQRYNIPIVFFDRIPKIPNIHSVACNMINGTVQAINFLFKKGHRIIGMINGPEKLPATKERLDGYIQAMTKSRLKYDPALVVNCDLSRENVCKVTEKLLSGRRRPTAIVAFNDYVAMDAVQQAQKMKLKINKDICFVSYANLAISNYTAFPPLASVEQFPYQQGQKATETLIDLLQQKSNGEAESGNATYYKIILESQLVVFDGKQ, encoded by the coding sequence ATGAAAAATATAGTGCCAACAATAAAAGAAATTGCAAAGCAGTTAAACATTTCTATCTCAACTGTATCCCGTGCACTGCACGATCATCCCAGTATTGGGCTTCGTACAAAAACAAGAGTTCAGGAATTAGCGAAGCAATTAAAATACGAACCTAATCAAACTGCCATTTTTTTTCAGCAGGGAAAAACATTTACTCTTGGTGTGATTTTGCCGGAATTAAGCGAAGCTTTTTTTTCTGCTGCAATCAGTGGTATAGAAGATGCTGCTCATAAGGCTAACTACACTGTACTGATGGGGCAATCACATGACAGTATTGAAAAGGAAAAACAGTTAATTGAAACGATGAGAAAACACCGTGTGGACGGGCTGCTGATTTCAATTTCAAAAAACAGCAGTAATTACGAACATTTTGAAGAGCTTCAACGGTATAATATTCCGATAGTTTTCTTTGACCGGATTCCTAAAATCCCCAACATACATTCGGTGGCCTGCAATATGATTAATGGTACAGTGCAGGCGATTAATTTTTTATTTAAAAAAGGCCATCGCATCATTGGTATGATAAATGGCCCTGAAAAGTTGCCGGCAACAAAAGAACGATTAGATGGGTATATACAAGCCATGACGAAAAGCCGCTTAAAATATGATCCGGCTCTGGTTGTAAACTGCGATCTGTCAAGGGAAAACGTATGTAAAGTAACAGAAAAATTATTGTCGGGCAGGAGAAGGCCAACAGCAATTGTTGCATTTAATGATTATGTAGCGATGGATGCAGTGCAGCAGGCACAAAAAATGAAATTGAAAATCAATAAAGATATTTGCTTTGTGAGTTATGCTAACCTGGCCATAAGCAATTACACAGCTTTTCCTCCATTAGCATCAGTTGAACAATTTCCTTATCAACAGGGGCAAAAAGCCACCGAAACATTAATTGATTTACTGCAGCAAAAATCAAATGGTGAAGCAGAAAGCGGAAATGCAACTTATTATAAAATTATACTGGAATCACAATTGGTGGTATTTGACGGGAAACAATAA
- a CDS encoding aminoglycoside phosphotransferase family protein produces MLQTVLQAYGIAESQVDIKPFGNGLINHTWLISNGQPQYILQRINDQVFKNPEAIAHNVNAAADYLQKLYPDYLFITSVKTLSNGDVFFDQDNGYFRLSPFVQNSHTIDVVEDPQQAFEAAVQFGKLTKLLSEFNVSSLKITLTDFHNLSLRYKQFEQALSEGNSARIQQSEKLINAAISNKSIVDTFETIKVNSQFKTRATHHDTKISNVLFDENNKGLCVIDLDTLMPGYFISDVGDMLRTYLSPVSEEEKDYAEIEIREEYFLAILEGYLGELKGELSDEEKRHFVYAGKFMIYMQALRFLIDYLNNDVYYGSKYEEHNFVRAGNQFTLLRKLIEKEDRLQQYVADFCSL; encoded by the coding sequence ATGCTTCAAACTGTTCTTCAGGCATATGGAATAGCAGAAAGCCAGGTTGATATTAAGCCGTTTGGCAATGGATTGATTAATCATACATGGCTCATCAGTAATGGACAACCACAATATATTCTTCAGCGCATCAATGACCAGGTTTTCAAAAACCCCGAAGCCATAGCTCATAACGTTAATGCAGCAGCTGATTATCTTCAGAAACTTTACCCGGATTACTTATTTATAACATCAGTAAAAACTCTTTCTAACGGGGATGTTTTTTTTGATCAGGATAATGGGTATTTCAGGCTTAGCCCTTTTGTTCAAAATTCTCATACAATTGATGTGGTGGAGGATCCGCAACAGGCTTTTGAAGCAGCGGTACAATTTGGTAAACTCACGAAGCTGTTATCTGAGTTTAATGTGAGTAGTTTAAAAATAACTCTTACTGACTTTCATAATCTTTCTTTACGGTATAAACAGTTTGAACAGGCTTTATCAGAAGGGAATTCAGCAAGAATACAGCAATCAGAAAAATTAATTAATGCTGCTATTTCAAATAAGTCAATTGTTGATACATTTGAAACTATAAAAGTCAATTCACAATTCAAAACACGGGCTACACATCACGATACTAAAATAAGCAATGTGTTGTTTGATGAAAATAATAAAGGTTTGTGTGTTATTGATCTGGATACATTGATGCCCGGCTATTTCATAAGTGATGTGGGTGATATGCTGCGTACTTATTTAAGCCCAGTAAGCGAAGAAGAAAAGGATTATGCTGAAATTGAAATACGGGAAGAATATTTTCTTGCCATCCTGGAAGGGTATCTTGGTGAATTAAAGGGTGAATTGAGTGATGAAGAAAAGAGACATTTTGTGTATGCCGGGAAATTTATGATTTATATGCAGGCTCTTCGGTTTTTAATTGACTATCTGAACAATGATGTTTATTATGGTTCGAAGTATGAAGAGCATAATTTCGTACGAGCAGGTAACCAGTTTACTCTGTTACGCAAACTGATAGAAAAAGAAGATAGGCTCCAACAGTATGTAGCTGATTTTTGCTCCTTATAA
- a CDS encoding DUF4832 domain-containing protein — protein sequence MLLSSPDDYGTYYDYGSSTQPRQPANEVLRKYIEADTKFTVVGGETCDDAFSPQNDCAPFGHAEKEMAAMHYSYLNAAYNNQVNNDWDSLGCMKSIKQKLGYRLVLENAVFPKKVTGGRSFIIQLQLENKGFACPFNPRPVQLILRNKQTGKLLVLNFKVNIQRWVTGKIVLQQQFMINTSVEKGEYELLLNLPDGYKSLQNNPAYSIQLANESMWEAATGFNDLKHVLQVK from the coding sequence TTGCTTTTATCCTCGCCTGATGATTATGGAACCTATTATGATTATGGAAGTTCTACGCAACCCAGACAGCCTGCTAATGAAGTATTAAGAAAATATATTGAAGCGGATACAAAATTCACAGTCGTTGGTGGTGAAACCTGCGATGATGCTTTTAGCCCTCAGAATGATTGTGCGCCGTTTGGACATGCAGAAAAAGAAATGGCAGCCATGCATTACAGCTATTTAAATGCAGCATACAACAACCAGGTAAATAATGATTGGGATTCTTTGGGCTGCATGAAAAGCATCAAACAGAAACTGGGTTATCGATTGGTATTGGAAAACGCTGTGTTTCCGAAAAAAGTAACTGGAGGCAGAAGTTTTATAATTCAACTTCAGTTAGAAAACAAGGGTTTCGCATGTCCCTTTAATCCAAGGCCTGTGCAATTAATCCTGCGCAATAAACAAACAGGCAAATTACTTGTCCTGAATTTTAAAGTCAATATTCAACGATGGGTTACAGGCAAAATAGTACTGCAACAACAGTTTATGATAAATACATCAGTAGAAAAGGGAGAATACGAACTATTGCTGAATCTTCCCGATGGTTATAAAAGTTTACAAAACAACCCTGCTTACAGTATCCAACTGGCTAATGAAAGTATGTGGGAAGCAGCAACAGGGTTTAATGATTTGAAGCATGTATTACAGGTGAAGTAG
- a CDS encoding DUF4874 domain-containing protein has translation MAQTITVNYKESDEDFCNPERGFYIPSGTKASNFILLDAKQLNAYRTQSQQSAGATYSVHVSLIYRGYELDGFVQQPLSDTFLYKLQQDFDAVRKAGLKMILRFAYTNTAKEGDCKGEYKICPPYGDAPRHIMLQHIKQLKPLLQKNADVIAVLQEGFIGIWGENYFTDYFGDASDNGAGKILDSSWLHRNELLKALLDALPNNRMVQVRTPQIKQKFVFGPSATVKSLPLKFLAAFNGSYQSRIGFHNDCFYPRLMIMEPIMIMEVLRNPDSLLMKY, from the coding sequence ATGGCGCAAACTATAACTGTAAATTATAAAGAAAGTGATGAAGATTTCTGCAATCCCGAACGGGGGTTTTATATACCTTCAGGTACAAAAGCCAGTAATTTTATTTTGCTTGATGCAAAACAGTTAAATGCTTATCGTACACAATCGCAGCAATCAGCAGGAGCAACTTATTCTGTACATGTTTCTTTGATTTACCGTGGTTATGAGCTGGATGGGTTTGTTCAACAGCCGTTATCAGACACATTTCTGTATAAACTACAGCAGGATTTTGATGCAGTAAGAAAAGCCGGGCTGAAAATGATTCTTCGCTTTGCCTATACGAATACAGCAAAAGAAGGTGATTGCAAGGGTGAGTATAAAATTTGTCCTCCCTATGGTGATGCTCCCCGGCATATCATGTTGCAGCATATTAAACAGTTAAAGCCTTTATTGCAAAAGAATGCAGATGTCATTGCTGTTCTGCAGGAAGGATTTATTGGCATTTGGGGTGAAAATTACTTTACTGATTATTTCGGGGATGCCTCTGACAATGGTGCCGGGAAGATATTAGACAGCAGCTGGCTGCACCGCAATGAGCTACTGAAAGCATTGCTGGATGCCTTACCAAATAACAGGATGGTACAGGTGCGTACACCGCAGATAAAGCAAAAATTTGTATTTGGCCCGTCTGCAACAGTAAAAAGCCTGCCACTTAAATTTTTAGCTGCTTTTAATGGCTCTTATCAATCAAGAATTGGTTTTCATAATGATTGCTTTTATCCTCGCCTGATGATTATGGAACCTATTATGATTATGGAAGTTCTACGCAACCCAGACAGCCTGCTAATGAAGTATTAA